In one window of Massilibacterium senegalense DNA:
- the coaE gene encoding dephospho-CoA kinase (Dephospho-CoA kinase (CoaE) performs the final step in coenzyme A biosynthesis.), translating into MTKVVGITGGIASGKSTVVTMLKEMKFPIIDADLIAREVVRVGEEAYEKIVEHFGSDILLEDHTINRAKLGEIVFNNEKERLALNAIVHPAVRKRMNEKKEKWIAAGESVIFLDIPLLFESKLTNMVEKVLLIYVDEETQVERLMERNDFTQEQARSRIASQMQLKEKKTLSDAVIDNNGSVENTKTQLLEILRNWDIIDEN; encoded by the coding sequence GTGACGAAAGTTGTTGGAATTACAGGTGGCATTGCGAGTGGCAAAAGCACTGTTGTGACCATGTTAAAAGAAATGAAATTTCCTATTATTGATGCGGATTTGATTGCACGAGAAGTGGTAAGAGTAGGAGAAGAAGCGTACGAAAAAATTGTGGAACATTTTGGTTCAGATATTTTATTAGAAGATCACACCATCAATCGAGCGAAATTAGGAGAAATTGTGTTTAATAATGAAAAAGAGCGGTTAGCGTTAAATGCTATTGTTCATCCGGCTGTACGAAAAAGAATGAACGAAAAAAAAGAAAAATGGATAGCAGCGGGAGAAAGTGTGATTTTTCTCGATATCCCTTTATTGTTTGAAAGTAAATTAACGAATATGGTAGAAAAAGTATTACTTATTTATGTAGACGAAGAGACACAAGTGGAGCGATTGATGGAACGAAACGATTTTACGCAAGAACAAGCACGCAGTCGAATTGCATCACAAATGCAGTTAAAAGAGAAAAAAACGTTAAGTGATGCAGTCATTGATAATAACGGTTCAGTAGAAAATACAAAAACCCAGTTACTTGAAATTTTACGAAATTGGGACATAATTGATGAAAACTAA
- the polA gene encoding DNA polymerase I, translated as MSKLVLIDGNSLAYRAFFALPLLSNDRGLHTNAIYGFTTILMKMIEEEKPTHVLVAFDAGKTTFRHETYKEYKGGRAKTPGELSEQFPFIRQLIESMNMKWFELDRFEGDDIIGTMTKQMQGEEEVEVIVYSGDKDLLQLVDEHVSVCVTRKGISELDIYTVEAIKDKYGLSPEKIIDMKGLMGDKSDNIPGVPGIGEKTALKLLHEFGSIEAVLENIEQISGKKLKENLQNYKEDAILSKKLATIFRDVPLPLSFEDLKYDGYDKETLLSFFREMDFNSLIERISNDKQHTVTEKEQKEWKYEKVTAIEDKHLQEEAALVVEVEKENYHDAAIRGFALKNKEGLFFIPTDVALASEPFLQWLQDESKKKWVFDAKKEIVALHWKKAPLKGINFDVLLASYVLNPAETKNDLADIAPLFQMTDVEHHDVVYGKGAKRHLPGEDVIALHTVKKAATIYALKEKMIARLRENEQLSLLNDLEIPLSTILAKMEEQGVCIDTEILKQMGKELDERLEEIEKQIHELAGVSFNINSPKQLGEILFEKLQLPVIKKTKTGYSTSADVLEKLQHQHEIIPLIFDYRQLGKLNSTYVEGLLKEVNTKTGHIHTRFNQALTQTGRLSSTDPNLQNIPIRIEEGRKIRKAFVPSEPDWMMFAADYSQIELRVLAHMSQDERLIAAFKQGMDIHTKTAMDVFHVSEGEVTPLMRRQAKAVNFGIVYGISDYGLSQNLGIPRKEAADFITRYFEIFKGVKIYMEEIVQVAKEQGYVTTLLHRRRYIPDIHSRNFNIRSFAERTAMNTPIQGSAADIIKKAMIEMDQCLEREGLRARLLLQVHDELIFEAPEDEIEKLKIVVPEVMEQAVQLDVPLKVDYDFGPSWYDAK; from the coding sequence TTGAGTAAATTAGTTTTAATAGATGGCAATAGTTTAGCATACCGCGCATTTTTTGCACTTCCACTTTTAAGTAATGATCGCGGACTTCATACGAATGCGATTTATGGATTTACGACTATTTTAATGAAAATGATTGAAGAAGAAAAACCGACTCATGTATTAGTGGCATTTGATGCCGGAAAAACAACTTTTCGTCATGAAACATACAAAGAATATAAAGGTGGACGAGCAAAAACACCTGGTGAGTTATCTGAGCAATTCCCTTTTATTCGTCAGTTAATTGAATCAATGAATATGAAATGGTTTGAATTAGATCGCTTTGAAGGTGATGATATAATTGGCACAATGACGAAACAAATGCAGGGTGAAGAAGAAGTAGAGGTTATCGTTTATTCAGGAGATAAAGATTTACTGCAACTCGTAGATGAGCATGTATCCGTTTGTGTTACTAGAAAGGGAATTAGTGAATTAGATATTTATACAGTAGAAGCGATAAAAGATAAGTACGGGTTATCTCCGGAAAAAATTATTGATATGAAAGGATTAATGGGCGATAAATCAGATAATATCCCTGGTGTTCCTGGTATTGGTGAAAAAACAGCATTAAAACTTTTACATGAATTTGGTTCGATTGAAGCTGTTTTAGAAAATATTGAGCAGATCTCTGGAAAAAAATTAAAGGAAAACTTACAAAATTATAAAGAAGATGCGATATTAAGCAAAAAACTCGCAACGATTTTTCGTGATGTGCCGTTACCTTTATCTTTTGAAGATTTAAAATATGATGGGTACGATAAAGAAACTCTGTTATCTTTTTTTAGGGAAATGGATTTTAATTCTCTTATTGAACGGATTAGCAATGATAAACAACATACCGTTACTGAAAAAGAACAAAAAGAATGGAAGTATGAAAAAGTTACAGCAATTGAAGACAAACATTTACAAGAAGAAGCTGCCCTTGTCGTAGAAGTAGAAAAAGAAAATTATCATGATGCAGCGATTCGCGGTTTTGCTTTAAAAAACAAAGAAGGATTATTTTTTATCCCAACCGATGTAGCGTTAGCAAGTGAACCATTTCTTCAATGGCTACAAGATGAATCAAAGAAAAAATGGGTGTTTGATGCGAAAAAGGAAATCGTAGCGCTGCATTGGAAAAAAGCACCTCTTAAAGGAATTAACTTTGATGTATTGTTAGCATCTTATGTGTTAAATCCTGCTGAAACAAAAAATGATTTAGCAGACATTGCTCCTTTGTTCCAAATGACAGATGTCGAACATCATGATGTTGTGTATGGAAAGGGGGCAAAAAGACATCTTCCAGGGGAAGATGTGATTGCGCTTCATACAGTAAAAAAAGCAGCGACGATTTATGCGTTAAAAGAAAAAATGATTGCACGTTTACGCGAAAACGAGCAACTTTCCTTATTAAATGATTTAGAAATTCCATTAAGTACGATTTTAGCGAAAATGGAAGAGCAAGGTGTTTGCATCGATACGGAAATTTTAAAACAAATGGGCAAAGAATTAGATGAACGTTTAGAAGAAATTGAAAAACAAATTCACGAGCTAGCAGGTGTTTCATTTAATATTAATTCACCTAAGCAGTTAGGAGAAATTTTATTTGAAAAGTTACAATTACCAGTAATTAAAAAAACAAAAACTGGTTACTCAACGAGTGCGGATGTATTAGAAAAATTACAGCATCAACATGAAATCATCCCGCTTATTTTTGATTATCGTCAATTAGGAAAATTAAATTCTACATATGTAGAAGGATTATTAAAAGAAGTAAACACTAAAACAGGACATATTCATACCCGTTTTAATCAAGCCTTAACGCAAACAGGACGTCTTAGTTCTACAGATCCCAACTTGCAAAATATTCCGATTAGGATTGAAGAAGGACGGAAAATACGGAAAGCATTTGTTCCTTCTGAACCAGATTGGATGATGTTTGCGGCGGACTATTCGCAAATTGAACTTCGGGTTTTAGCACATATGTCGCAAGATGAGCGATTGATTGCTGCATTTAAACAAGGAATGGATATTCATACAAAAACGGCGATGGATGTTTTTCATGTTTCTGAAGGAGAAGTAACACCTTTAATGAGAAGACAAGCGAAAGCAGTGAATTTTGGCATTGTGTATGGCATTAGTGATTATGGATTGTCACAGAATCTAGGGATTCCGAGAAAAGAAGCGGCAGATTTTATTACGCGCTATTTCGAAATTTTTAAAGGTGTAAAAATATACATGGAGGAAATTGTTCAAGTAGCAAAAGAACAAGGGTATGTAACGACACTTTTACACAGAAGAAGATACATTCCAGATATTCATAGTCGGAACTTTAATATTCGAAGTTTTGCTGAACGTACGGCAATGAATACACCTATTCAAGGAAGTGCAGCGGATATTATTAAAAAAGCAATGATTGAAATGGATCAATGTTTAGAGCGAGAAGGATTGCGTGCAAGACTATTATTACAAGTGCACGATGAATTGATTTTTGAAGCTCCAGAAGATGAAATCGAGAAGTTAAAAATAGTAGTACCAGAAGTAATGGAACAAGCAGTACAGTTAGACGTACCATTAAAAGTAGATTATGACTTTGGGCCATCTTGGTATGATGCAAAATAA
- the ytaF gene encoding sporulation membrane protein YtaF gives MLTIAWIIIAVSFDSLFVGMTYGMRKVYVPFWSMVVIMCMSAFVLMVAFTVGTWVEMLLPASFLERLGGIIFICIAFLSFLATKNAKTTTVDHKTFVWEYLQEPTKVDFDHSGQITGMEAFFLSVALSLDAFGAGIASLLIGQSVVLIWILVPIMTIFFLYVGMICGRFMIRFQWIMKLSFLPSIFFFILGLIRLI, from the coding sequence ATGTTGACAATAGCATGGATTATTATTGCCGTTAGTTTTGATAGCTTGTTTGTTGGCATGACATATGGGATGCGGAAAGTTTATGTTCCGTTTTGGTCGATGGTTGTTATTATGTGTATGTCTGCATTTGTGCTAATGGTTGCGTTTACGGTTGGCACTTGGGTGGAAATGTTGCTTCCCGCTTCCTTTTTAGAACGGTTAGGTGGGATTATTTTTATTTGCATCGCATTTTTATCTTTTTTAGCAACAAAAAATGCAAAAACAACAACTGTTGATCACAAAACATTTGTATGGGAATATTTACAGGAACCGACAAAAGTAGATTTTGATCATTCTGGACAAATTACAGGTATGGAAGCGTTCTTTTTAAGTGTTGCGCTCTCACTAGATGCGTTCGGCGCTGGAATAGCAAGTTTATTAATCGGCCAATCTGTTGTATTGATTTGGATTCTTGTTCCAATTATGACCATCTTTTTCTTGTATGTTGGTATGATTTGTGGTCGCTTTATGATAAGATTCCAATGGATTATGAAATTGTCTTTTTTGCCGAGTATTTTCTTTTTTATCTTAGGATTAATACGGTTAATTTAA
- a CDS encoding glyceraldehyde-3-phosphate dehydrogenase, with protein sequence MNAKVAINGLGRIGRMVFRKAILDNTLDVVAINASYPAETLAHLIKYDSIHGTFAAPVEVVSEDELKVNGKLVKITRNRDPRELPWEELGVDIVVEATGKFKTKETAGYHIEAGAKKVVITAPAKEEDITIVMGVNENDYVPEKHHIISNASCTTNCLAPVAKVIDENFGIVDGLMTTVHSYTNDQRNIDNPHKDLRRARACGQSIIPTTTGAAKAISKVLPHLEGRLNGMALRVPTPNVSLVDLVVELAKDVTVEDVNNVLKEAANGPLKEILGYTEEPLVSIDFNGNENSSIVDGLSTMVMGDNKVKILAWYDNEWGYSCRVVDLTKHVAKGLFETVTK encoded by the coding sequence ATGAACGCAAAAGTTGCGATTAATGGTTTAGGACGTATTGGCCGTATGGTCTTTCGTAAAGCAATTTTAGATAATACACTTGATGTAGTGGCAATTAATGCGAGTTATCCAGCTGAAACATTAGCACATTTAATCAAGTATGATAGTATACATGGAACATTCGCAGCACCTGTCGAAGTGGTATCTGAAGATGAATTGAAAGTAAATGGAAAACTTGTGAAAATTACAAGAAACCGTGATCCACGCGAACTTCCTTGGGAAGAGTTAGGTGTAGACATTGTTGTAGAAGCAACAGGAAAATTCAAAACAAAAGAAACAGCAGGTTACCATATTGAAGCTGGTGCCAAAAAAGTAGTCATTACAGCTCCGGCAAAAGAAGAAGATATTACAATCGTAATGGGTGTCAATGAAAACGATTACGTTCCAGAAAAACACCACATTATTTCGAACGCTTCTTGTACAACAAACTGTTTAGCTCCTGTAGCAAAAGTAATCGATGAAAACTTTGGAATTGTAGACGGATTAATGACAACTGTTCATTCCTATACAAATGACCAACGAAATATTGACAATCCACATAAAGATTTACGTCGTGCACGTGCTTGTGGACAATCTATTATCCCTACAACAACAGGTGCTGCAAAAGCAATTTCAAAAGTACTTCCTCACTTAGAAGGACGTTTAAATGGTATGGCACTTCGTGTTCCCACACCGAACGTATCATTAGTGGATCTTGTTGTAGAATTAGCAAAAGACGTAACAGTAGAAGACGTGAACAACGTATTAAAAGAAGCTGCAAATGGTCCGTTAAAAGAAATTCTAGGATACACAGAAGAACCACTTGTATCTATTGACTTTAATGGAAATGAAAACTCATCCATTGTTGATGGATTATCTACAATGGTAATGGGTGATAATAAAGTAAAAATATTAGCTTGGTATGATAATGAATGGGGCTATTCTTGCCGTGTGGTTGATTTAACAAAACATGTTGCAAAAGGTCTTTTTGAAACAGTAACAAAATAA
- the mutM gene encoding DNA-formamidopyrimidine glycosylase: MPELPEVETIRKTLEQLVVEKTIQDTVVLYPKIVKYPLEVEQFQGALVGQTIHQIDRRGKFLKFILDDYVLVSHLRMEGKYRLDKKEIPYDKHTHVRFCFQDETELRYHDVRKFGTMHLFKKGEEETIAPLKGLGPEPFSPSFTAELLYERLQKTTRKIKPTLLDQAIVVGLGNIYVDEALFRASIHPETIAQTLSKEQVMLLHEMIVETLQEAVEQGGSTIRSYVNSQGQMGMFQVKLNVYGQEGKPCTHCQTTIEKIKVSGRGTHFCPVCQPNK; this comes from the coding sequence ATGCCAGAATTACCGGAAGTGGAAACAATACGTAAAACATTAGAACAACTTGTAGTAGAAAAAACAATTCAAGATACGGTTGTATTATATCCAAAAATAGTGAAGTATCCGCTAGAAGTAGAACAATTTCAAGGTGCATTAGTTGGTCAAACGATTCATCAAATCGATAGAAGGGGAAAGTTTTTAAAATTTATTTTAGATGATTATGTGCTTGTTTCTCATTTACGAATGGAAGGTAAGTATCGATTAGATAAAAAAGAAATTCCGTATGACAAACATACACACGTTCGTTTTTGTTTTCAAGATGAGACAGAATTACGCTATCATGACGTACGAAAATTTGGAACGATGCACTTATTTAAAAAAGGAGAGGAGGAAACAATTGCGCCATTAAAAGGATTAGGTCCAGAACCTTTTTCCCCATCGTTTACGGCCGAGCTTTTATATGAACGTCTCCAAAAAACGACGAGAAAAATTAAACCAACTTTATTAGATCAAGCAATTGTCGTTGGTTTAGGAAATATTTATGTGGATGAGGCGTTGTTTCGAGCGTCTATTCATCCAGAAACGATTGCACAAACATTATCAAAAGAACAAGTAATGCTATTACATGAAATGATTGTAGAAACATTACAAGAAGCTGTCGAACAGGGTGGAAGTACTATTAGGTCATATGTAAATAGCCAAGGTCAAATGGGAATGTTTCAAGTGAAACTAAACGTGTATGGACAAGAAGGAAAACCATGCACTCATTGCCAGACAACGATTGAAAAAATAAAAGTCAGTGGGCGGGGAACGCATTTTTGTCCTGTTTGTCAGCCAAACAAATAA